In Leptidea sinapis chromosome 8, ilLepSina1.1, whole genome shotgun sequence, a single window of DNA contains:
- the LOC126965748 gene encoding dynein axonemal light chain 1-like: MALKPTTCKDAIIRWEKKHEQSAAEAKVIELQFQWPPIEKMDGVLSTLVECEKLSLSSNMIDKIAGIAGMRNLKILSLGRNYIKSVAGIETVADTLEELWISYNQIDKLKGLGVMKNLKVLYISNNSVKEWAEFNRLQECKSLQDLVFIGNPLYDNQPDVDTWRTQASNRLQQITKLDGIPIVRE; this comes from the exons atggCTCTTAAACCTACAACGTGTAAGGACGCTATCATTAGATGGGAAAAAAAACATGAACAGTCTGCCGCAGAAGCCAAAGTAATAGAACTTCAGTTTCAATGGCCACCCATTGAGAAAATGGATGGAGTTCTCTCGACATTAGTTGAATGCGA AAAGCTGAGCCTGTCTTCTAACATGATTGACAAAATTGCTGGTATCGCCGGCATGAGAAACTTGAAGATTCTCTCGCTGGGAAGAAACTACATAAAGTCGGTGGCAGGAATT GAAACTGTCGCGGACACTCTTGAAGAATTGTGGATTAGCTACAACCAAATAGACAAGCTAAAAGGGCTTGGGGTCATGAAGAATCTAAAGGTCCTCTACATTTCAAACAATTCCGTCAAAGAATGGGCCGAATTCAACAGACTTCAG GAGTGCAAATCCCTTCAAGATCTGGTGTTCATTGGCAATCCATTGTATGATAATCAGCCTGATGTAGACACGTGGCGGACCCAGGCTTCCAACCGTCTGCAGCAGATCACGAAGCTGGATGGTATACCGATTGTTAGAGAATAA
- the LOC126965596 gene encoding probable ATP-dependent RNA helicase CG8611, giving the protein MSFCRRKADYFAISNSNKDSLKNIVEENPKNQNKLKENNIKEQVIATKHNESTQNESTTSQEESEPSQEESDSESKHLGALKKFTGVGTAKFTEKAAVSVTKNNNSKVATADESDSDSDYEYFKVQKEIESNKTEQKPEEEEVQAPKTNMFESALKTAIVEDELVLPATVNQIFVVIPMKLRLVSLCSQIVQHCILNKKGGKMIVFMATLEMVDYFSELIETVLTGKDVKGKKRKDNNKKKNSKAKTNDDEDESDSGSEFEMDFNTPGEGGLVPVDLDVFSLHGSMPHEQRMEVFKQFRLAKRGLLICTDVAARGLDVPRVDLVLQFCAPASATDYVHRVGRTGRGAQVGAAILFLLPSEGEFVRHLEQKRIRLRQSDESTVLEALRTVAPGAPTMQRAAIAVQAWLEHIAHSSKEWLARASRAYTSWVRFYSGYPRDVRQWLDARQLHLGHAAKAFALRETPAALAKRARSDPKLKKEKPSNRLSVKEDEEKRRPGFANMKSKIFGNRLVNKQSSMHTASEYDSGLPPLNTFNNKKA; this is encoded by the exons ATGTCATTCTGTAGGAG AAAGGCAGACTATTTTGCTATCAGCAACTCTAACAAAG ATTcgttaaaaaatatagtagaaGAGAATCccaaaaatcaaaacaaactcaaagagaataatattaaagaacAAGTTATTGCCACCAAACATAATGAAAGCACTCAGAATGAATCTACAACAAGTCAAGAAGAATCTGAACCAAGTCAAGAAGAATCTGATTCTGAAAGTAAACATTTGGGAG CTTTAAAAAAGTTTACTGGAGTAGGCACCGCTAAATTTACTGAAAAGGCTGCAGTTAGTgtaactaaaaataacaatagcaaAGTAGCTACTGCAGATGAAAGTGATAGTGATTCAGACTATGAATATTTTAAAGTCCAAAAAGAAattgaaagtaataaaactgaACAAAAgccagaagaagaagaagtgcaAGCACCTAAGACAAATATGTTTGAGAGTGCCCTTAAAACAGCAATAGTTGAAGATGAACTTGTCTTGCCAGCAACAGTCAATCAAATTTTTGTTGTGATCCCAATGAAGTTAAGACTAGTTTCACTTTGTTCTCAAATTGTCCAACActgtatattaaataagaagGGTGGTAAAATGATTGTCTTCATGGCAACATTGGAAATGGTGGACTATTTTTCTGAATTAATTGAAACAGTTTTAACTGGGAAAGATGTAAAgggaaaaaaaagaaaagataataataaaaagaagaatTCAAAGGCTAAAACGAATGACGACGAG GATGAATCTGATTCAGGTTCTGAATTTGAGATGGATTTTAACACCCCAGGCGAAGGTGGACTGGTCCCAGTAGATCTAGATGTGTTCAGCTTACACGGCTCAATGCCGCATGAGCAACGGATGGAAGTTTTCAAACAGTTTCGATTGGCCAAGAGAGGGTTGCTCATTTGTACG GATGTAGCGGCGAGGGGATTGGATGTGCCTCGCGTGGATTTGGTGTTGCAGTTCTGTGCACCTGCTTCTGCAACTGATTATGTACACAG GGTTGGACGTACCGGGCGAGGCGCCCAAGTTGGAGCGGCCATATTGTTTCTGTTGCCCAGCGAAGGAGAGTTCGTGAGGCACTTGGAACAAAAGAGGATAAG GTTACGTCAGTCAGACGAGTCCACGGTGTTGGAAGCTTTGCGTACCGTGGCCCCTGGAGCACCAACCATGCAGCGAGCAGCTATCGCGGTTCAGGCCTGGCTTGAACACATCGCACACAGCTCCAAGGAGTGGCTTGCACGAGCCAGCAGAG CATACACATCTTGGGTTCGTTTCTACTCGGGTTACCCTCGGGACGTCCGCCAATGGCTGGATGCAAGGCAGCTGCACTTGGGGCACGCCGCTAAGGCTTTCGCGTTGAGGGAAACACCAGCGGCTCTAGCCAAACGGGCTAGGTCTGACCCCAAGCTAAAGAAAGAGAAACCCAGTAACAGGTTGAGCGTGAAAGAAGATGAAGAGAAGAGAAGGCCTGG ATTCGCGAATATGAAGTCTAAAATATTTGGAAACAGACTGGTTAATAAGCAAAGTTCCATGCATACTGCCAGCGAGTATGACAGCGGGCTGCCGCCCCtgaatacttttaataataagaaGGCATAA